The uncultured Fibrobacter sp. region TATTCATCACGTTTCTATTCTTGATTCCCGTCAGCGAATCAATCGAGCTCATGATAGATAGTTTGTCCAAAAGCTTGTAACTTGCGATTTCAGACGCAATAAAGAAAGTCGTCAGTTCAAGAGTCTCCTTAATCTTTAGCACATCGTCCACATTGAAATTGAGCGTCCACATGTAGCCGAGCGTTTCGTTCCCATGCCGAAGCGGGAACAGTACGATGCTTTTTACGTTAGCAAGGTCCAGTATGGAACCAAAAATCGGATTCTGCAAGCGAAGCTTTTTCATATCGCGTTCATCTTTCACGATAATGCAGGTACTGCCCGCCAAGGTTTTCGGCCAGGTTTCAGCAATGGCATAAAAGCCCTCGATATACCTCGACATTGGAAGCAACGCGGCCCCTTCGCGAAGCGACTCGCCAAAAATGGAACACTCCCTTTTCTCAGAGTCCGTCAGCAAGATACAGCAGTGGTCCGACCCGCAAATGACGCGAATATCCTCGACCACATCCTGGAACGCCTTCTTGATATCTTCGGCACCGCGCAGCTTGATACAGGCTTTCAGTACCGCGGACGCCGTTTCCCCCGAAAGGTCTGCCATTGCCGTCGTGTTCGCCTTGGGAGTGACGTCGTAGCAGTAAATACAGTAACCGAAATTTGGACGATCCGACTCCAGAGGAATCAGGAACATGTTGAGCCAGAGCCCCATCATGTACAGGTCGACATACGCATGAATCGGCTGACCGGAGTGAACGCAACGGTAGCAATGGTCCTCAAAATTCTGGTTCTTGGGAAAGCACGTCTCGTACGGAGAGCCCGGCACAAACGGATGGTGCAGAAGCGCCTCCATGTCGGCACAGTGCGCTTGGTTTCCCGCAACAACGCGGATATTCCCGTAAGACCCGTCCGGGAAGAATTCAACGGATATAACGCAGGCCTTCGCCCTATAGTGAGCAAGCAGTGTATCGAAATCCATTAGACCAACTCTCCTTCAGCATTGGCTATTTCAATATCATAATCTAAAAAAAGAACCGCCCCCGAAGGAGCGGCCTTTTAAGATTTCTAGTGATTTAGAAAAAGCTTATGCTTTCTCTGCAACCACCCAAACCTTGACCTGAGCTTCAACGTCGCTGAAGACCTTGATCGTCACGGTGTAAACACCGAGCTGCTTGATCGGTTCTTCGAGAGCAACCTGAGCACGGGTAACCTTAACGCCCTGCTTGGTGATGGCATCGGCAATGTCAGAAGCGGTCACAGAACCGTACAGACGTTCGCCTTCCACAACGCGGCGTTCGAGGTTGACAGAAACCTGAGAAAGCTTGGCAGCCACGTCACCAGCGGCAGCGAGTTCCTTCTGGAACTGAGCTTCGACAGCAGCGCGGTTGTTTTCGATTTCAAGCTTGGCTTCCTTAGTTGCGCGAACAGCGAGCTTACGCGGGAAGAGGTAGTTACGGGCATAGCCGTCCTTAACCTTCACGACGTCAAGCATCTTGCCCAAGTGGGGAACGTTGGCCTTAAGAATAATTTCCATAGTCTAGTTCCTCCTTAGCGCAGACTGTCCGAAACGAACGGGAGAATAGCCATCTGACGGGCACGCTTGATAGCTTCGTTCAGCATACGCTGATACTTAGCGGAGGTGCCAGAAATGCGGCGCGGGATGATCT contains the following coding sequences:
- a CDS encoding diguanylate cyclase, whose product is MDFDTLLAHYRAKACVISVEFFPDGSYGNIRVVAGNQAHCADMEALLHHPFVPGSPYETCFPKNQNFEDHCYRCVHSGQPIHAYVDLYMMGLWLNMFLIPLESDRPNFGYCIYCYDVTPKANTTAMADLSGETASAVLKACIKLRGAEDIKKAFQDVVEDIRVICGSDHCCILLTDSEKRECSIFGESLREGAALLPMSRYIEGFYAIAETWPKTLAGSTCIIVKDERDMKKLRLQNPIFGSILDLANVKSIVLFPLRHGNETLGYMWTLNFNVDDVLKIKETLELTTFFIASEIASYKLLDKLSIMSSIDSLTGIKNRNVMNNRVDRIVAGAEPVPKAVLFADLNGLKRMNDRQGHTAGDKMLRSAAAILQGIFLEEEVYRAGGDEFVLLISNITEDELQKRVEKIRWKSNMTEDVRFSIGVCYGEPDVRRAMRLADLQMYDDKNSYYSVHPELKYR
- the rplI gene encoding 50S ribosomal protein L9, whose translation is MEIILKANVPHLGKMLDVVKVKDGYARNYLFPRKLAVRATKEAKLEIENNRAAVEAQFQKELAAAGDVAAKLSQVSVNLERRVVEGERLYGSVTASDIADAITKQGVKVTRAQVALEEPIKQLGVYTVTIKVFSDVEAQVKVWVVAEKA